The sequence below is a genomic window from Bacteroidota bacterium.
CTTTCGAAGAGATTCCCGGTAAAGGGATAAAAGCACTGATTGAAGGAGATGAATATTGGATAGGTTCAGCTGAACTTGTAAATGAGAAAAATGGAATAGACCTAAATCAGACCAGAGTTTACGTTAAAATAAAATCATCCCTTAAGGGGTATTATTTATTCGAGAATACTTACCGAGATAATTTAGCTGATGTATTCAACGCATTTTCAGATGCTAAAATAAGTATACTTTCAGGAGATAATTCAGGGGAAAAGGAAAATTTGAAAAAGATTACACCATTAGGTACAGAATTAATTTTTAATCAAAAACCTGAAGGGAAGCTTAATTTCATAGAAGAACTTCAGAATAGTAATGAAAAAGTAATGATGGTTGGTGATGGCCTGAACGATGCCGGAGCACTTATGCAAAGTAATGTTGGAGTAACAGTTTCCGAAAATATAAATTCATTTTCACCGGCATGCGATGCTATACTCGATGCTGAAGTTTTTGATAAATTCCCTACATTCATCAAACTCTCCTATCAGGCAAGAAAAGTTGTAATTTCAAGTTTTGTCTTGTCCTTTTTATATAATAGTGTTGGATTGTATTTTGCTGTAAATGGACTGTTATCACCAATTGTAGCAGCTATTTTAATGCCAATAAGCTCAATATCTGTAGTAGTTTTTGTTACCGCAATAACAAACTATCTGGCTAAGAAGAATAACTTATAATATAACAAAACTAATAAACCGGAGTTGCCTGAATGTTAAGTCGAATTTAGATATTAGTATTATTATCTTAAAATAAAGCCAAAGATCATAATCATTGGTAGATTATTCAGACTTATTAATTAACTTGCTTATTCCAAAAATTTCTATCAAAGATGAGTGAAAAGAAAAATCGTTACGATAAAGCATATATGAATATGGCCAGTGAGTGGGCCAAACTTTCTCATTGCAAACGCAAACAGGTTGGTGCTTTAATCGTAAAAGATCGAATGATAATTTCTGATGGTTATAACGGAACACCAACGGGCTTTGACAATGAATGTGAGACCCCCGAAAACTCAACGAAATGGCATGTGTTACACGCCGAAGCTAATGCCATTTTAAAAGTAGCAGGATCAACACAGTCGTGCAAAGATGCTACCCTTTATGTTACTCTTTCGCCTTGTAAAGAATGTTCTAAATTAATACACCAGTCAGGGATAAAACGCGTTGTTTATAATATCGGATACAGCGATACTGAAGGAATTGATTTTTTGGAAAAAGCCGGTGTGGAAGTGGTGAAATTGGATGTATAATTATTTTTTGATGAAATCAAGGACGACAAAACTCATTCAATACTTTCTGTGTAAATTTTGTTGTACTAACGGTACG
It includes:
- a CDS encoding dCMP deaminase family protein; protein product: MSEKKNRYDKAYMNMASEWAKLSHCKRKQVGALIVKDRMIISDGYNGTPTGFDNECETPENSTKWHVLHAEANAILKVAGSTQSCKDATLYVTLSPCKECSKLIHQSGIKRVVYNIGYSDTEGIDFLEKAGVEVVKLDV